A stretch of the Plasmodium berghei ANKA genome assembly, chromosome: 10 genome encodes the following:
- a CDS encoding ATP-dependent protease, putative, translating into MVACLNFIRYKECKLFIKNSYLFYRSSKTSYKKNEIKSVKNILCFSLLNKPLFPGLSYILNADKSFIKILENYKKKNIYVGLFFNKKSENDIAYDLLSDQELNTNFFLKGKEGKQNVSILNDKNKIIKKDIDYITSFSDIYEYGSIGLIKKILNNKNLNNIDKDDTEVDNSMIPTNLFKETNEKNDIKNNYIERKKKLFYNNKTEKETFQNENEIYNLAPYSNGENICQIFVDVLERIKINKWKGNNIGEIIIANRYNENKLKNEENETILKKIKGYQLEIIEKIKEIIKINNNNSYEYNILLKYYNTKNVNNLINFVGNITIAKNSNVQKMLEENNIEKRLKKCVELLNEDIYLFKMKTEIKIDLENKFLKEKKELLITEQINLLKKKIGHEKTEHEKNYETFINKYNNLIKNNLEENISTHILNEITKFKFYNENNTDYSSAYQYITTILNIPYNKYAKLNNELTKCETIFKNSHYGLDTVKKYIYEYLSIYILNKNKKIKPKILLLLGCPGTGKTSICRTISKCLNIPYYIINMNNINNMNDLIGHRKTYVNSYEGKIISALINTQVMNPLIILDEFDKIENVYNNNNIYNTFLNIFDQNQNQIFKDQYINFPIDISNIFFICTANSINNIPDMLLDRMNIINVYPYTNIDKIYIYKNYLKKKLELETNISDLHIHISDKMLLYIINNYTKENGIRQFYYILYDIYKKRAYMLLRGETSCVHLIKCMNEDVENSCFSISNKTKYNKKNYIITDFINLDNNRYVKQGNISHCSKPGITKSIAFTNNGGYIITIEISSLSKNLLKNSYSNLNTSLNLNTQEEMSNKSNTHNLDSLKNLLEKKCNYKNNNFLGYIKDDMCPDHLFNENEYQNIFDLKNEHVPFIYEQARNSCQSGLQNKYKNKFSNTLHSPQVERCDMFNSKDKARHNNVKNSEINIANRQTMASYDCNIVITGNVGKIMQESIIIANTYSINILNRIFSNFQSEYLHINLSECDLKKDGPSAGINFVTSILSYYLKVPVDNNLCMTGELTLNGNILRIGGLVEKIITAKNSGIQTLIIPKDNYHEYLLIPKEIKNDIHILYAHHYYQIFNYIFTPKIYNKVT; encoded by the coding sequence aaatcagtaaaaaatattttgtgttTTTCACTTTTAAACAAACCACTTTTCCCAGGCCTTTCGTATATCCTTAATGCTGATAAaagttttataaaaattttagaaaattataaaaaaaaaaatatatatgttggtcttttttttaacaaaaaatcaGAGAATGACATAGCATATGATTTGTTAAGTGATCAAGAATTAAAcactaatttttttttaaaaggaAAAGAAGGAAAACAAAATGTGTCAATTTtgaatgataaaaataaaattataaaaaaagatatagaTTATATAACAAGTTTTAGTgatatttatgaatatgGATCAATTGggttaattaaaaaaatattaaataataaaaatttaaacaaTATAGACAAAGATGATACAGAGGTTGATAATAGTATGATTCCtactaatttatttaaagaaacaaatgaaaaaaatgatataaaaaataattatattgaaagaaaaaaaaaattattttataataataaaactgaaaaagaaacattccaaaatgaaaatgaaatatataatttagcTCCCTATTCAAATGGAGAAAATATTTGTCAAATATTTGTTGATGTATTAGAAAggatcaaaataaataaatggaaaGGAAACAATATTGGGGAAATTATCATAGCAAACagatataatgaaaataaattgaagaatgaagaaaatgagacaattttaaaaaaaataaaaggatATCAGCTTGAAATTatcgaaaaaataaaagagataataaaaataaataataataatagttatgaatataatatattattaaaatattataatactaaaaatgtaaataatttaattaattttgtaggaaatataacaatagcaaaaaatagtaatgtTCAAAAAATGCttgaagaaaataacaTTGAAAaaagattaaaaaaatgtgtagaattattaaatgaggatatatatttgtttaaaatgaaaacagaaataaaaatagattTAGAAAACAAGTTtttgaaagaaaaaaaagaattattaattacagaacaaattaatttgctaaaaaaaaaaataggaCATGAAAAAACCGAgcatgaaaaaaattatgaaacatttattaacaaatataacaatttgataaagaataatttggaggaaaatatttctacacacattttaaatgaaattacaaaatttaaattttataatgaaaataacaCTGATTATTCATCAGCATATCAATATATAACAACTATTTTGAATATCccttataataaatatgctaaattaaataatgaattaacTAAATGTGaaactatttttaaaaattcacATTATGGCTTAGATActgttaaaaaatatatatatgaatatttaagcatatatatattaaataaaaataaaaaaataaagccaaaaattttattacttCTTGGATGCCCAGGAACTGGAAAAACATCTATATGTAGAACCATTAGTAAATGTTTAAATATaccatattatataataaatatgaataatattaataatatgaatgaTTTGATAGGGCATAGAAAAACATATGTAAATAGTTATGAAggtaaaataataagtgCTTTGATAAATACACAAGTTATGAATCCATTAATCATATTAGAtgaatttgataaaattgaaaatgtttataataataataatatttataacacatttttaaatatatttgatcaAAATCaaaatcaaatatttaaagatcaatatattaattttccTATTGATAtatctaatatattttttatatgtacagccaattctataaataatattccaGACATGCTTTTAGATagaatgaatataataaatgtatatccatatacgaatattgataaaatatatatatataaaaattatttaaaaaaaaaattagaattAGAAACTAATATTTCAGATCTTCACATTCATATATCTGataaaatgttattatatattattaataattatactaaagaaaatggaattcgacaattttattatatattatatgatatttataaaaaaagagcATATATGTTATTACGTGGTGAAACATCATGTGTGCATTTAATTAAATGTATGAACGAAGATGTAGAAAATTCATGTTTTTctatttcaaataaaactaaatataataaaaaaaactatataataacagattttataaatcttgataataatagataTGTGAAACAAGGGAATATCTCACATTGTTCAAAACCCGGAATTACAAAATCAATTGCTTTTACAAATAATGGTGGATATATTATAACGATAGAAATTTCGAGTTTATCAAAAAACTTATTGAAAAACTCATATTCTAATTTAAATACTTCACTAAATTTAAATACCCAAGAAGAAATGTCCAATAAAAGCAATACACATAATTTAGATTCTTTGAAAAACTtgttagaaaaaaaatgtaattataaaaataacaattttcTTGGATATATCAAAGATGATATGTGTCCAgatcatttatttaatgaaaatgaatatcaaaatatttttgatttaaaaaatgagcaTGTCccatttatttatgaacAAGCAAGGAATTCATGCCAATCAGgattacaaaataaatataaaaataaattctcAAATACTTTGCATTCTCCACAAGTAGAACGATGTGATATGTTCAATTCGAAAGATAAGGCCCGACATAATAATGTGAAAAATagtgaaataaatatcgCAAATAGACAAACAATGGCTAGCTACGATTGTAATATTGTAATTACTGGAAATGTTGGAAAAATAATGCAAGAAAGTATAATTATAGCTAATACATATtcgataaatatattaaatcgtatattttcaaattttcaaagtgaatatttacatataaatttaagtGAATgcgatttaaaaaaagatggGCCTAGTGCTGGTATTAACTTTGTAACttcaattttatcatattatttaaaagttCCTGTTGAcaataatttatgtatGACCGGAGAATTGACATTaaatggaaatattttaagaatTGGGGGATTagtagaaaaaataattacagCAAAAAATTCAGGGATACAGACTTTAATTATACCGAAAGACAATTATcatgaatatttattaattcctaaagaaataaaaaacgatattcatattttatatgctcatcattattatcaaatttttaattatattttcacacccaaaatatataataaagtaacataa
- a CDS encoding small nuclear ribonucleoprotein-associated protein B, putative, producing MGKNYRLESWLQYRVRVTISDTRYYVGTFLSYDRHMNIVLVDAEEFRRVKNKENNFKEIKRVVGLILIRGDNIVSFTAERAPINKKTMNNITNKGIATGRGIALNNYVPMQNNMTPNMPTGVGINVGTSKNLTPIVNPGFKSPNIPMNNKMPFMPMGMQINPNVGASNNAQMGLPNQIPTQLPFPPNSKPPTDQ from the exons atgggAAAAAACTATCGATTAGAATCATGGTTACAATATAGAGTAAGAGTAACAATAAGTGACACCCGATATTATGTTGGGACTTTTCTTTCATATGATAGGCATATGAATATAGTTTTAGTTGATGCCGAAGAATTTCGAAGAgtgaaaaataaagaaaacaaCTTTAAG gaaataaaaagagTAGTCGGTCTTATATTAATACGAGGAGATAATATAGTTTCATTCACAGCAGAACGTGCAccaattaataaaaaaactatgaataatataacaaataaagGAATTGCTACTGGCCGAGGTATAgcattaaataattatgtacctatgcaaaataatatgactCCTAATATGCCAACGGGCGTAGGTATAAACGTAGGTAcatcaaaaaatttaacaCCAATAGTAAACCCTGGTTTTAAATCCCCAAATATTCcaatgaataataaaatgccATTTATGCCCATGGGTATGCAAATAAATCCAAACGTAGGTGCTTCAAATAATGCCCAAATGGGATTACCCAATCAAATTCCTACTCAATTACCATTTCCTCCTAATTCTAAACCTCCAACAGATCAATAA
- a CDS encoding ubiquitin carboxyl-terminal hydrolase, putative → MMNVRKRQIHVSIVNKYVDFYEENNGNSIERNALNIKKNIDGKSYENKIDKYMKKKKKKKKKIKVKKKNIYININNTEKENNNEINSSVNWSTNNSCSCLIKEDLNTTYYNKIESSKIKKNENILLNNNDNIGYSDKENEKKVCKVKYKNKTKLFFYLIKKYPKVLFSRRSLSYYYKLVGKYNKGILDTKKYKNERIKLRNLLYKINLRNATKRETSSEETQGLNNKTRNREINILDKLYVRNEFINTNRCKQKVKKIKEETEFRNDYEYISNHRYTSINNKDNTIHDDFISKIDAKQMRIDNNSDEYYIEEKLRKYKNFQKKKKKKKEMLNKEEIFQRCDTNSLPTNYDENKKCEMMDKIVNPLLKRDENAGVQWDFRNSKGKKLKKAIKKIEKKYIINTKRAKSGEIIFPAKYSKNDEIKNMGNKNRDENNSEEIKKKKEPVHIPMDRYNNSNSCMYNETNYKLNAQNNKKNDNIKIEKRDDILDNIFHPSQDMLNYKTFERIKDNYYDENDEKYVRGKYIARLEEKEMNKKNIKTKKKSHNIDGENPKIHMNRDEYILKKKKKKKSSRKRSGNESDNIKTKEYLILKEIKMKQDSQKIRLNLDASCFASKGAGLYNYGQNICFFNSIIQTIVRIPYICKDLLNRLHSLNCEKKKKKEFCFYCIFEHFGYNIISKKNVIKNTLIPYIKKYICNSYNIGYQEDVHEYLRYFLCSLEKSSFFSSIYIQKMFTGVTKNVTICMNCNNVSLKYEQYYELSLDISSVNNLEEALKNFLSNEMLIGDNGYYCEKCRKKKKATKQCVINKLPRVLTIQIKRFFMNSKFNIVKNRKHISYPLCLDMKYYVNNYYLFKNSINDDVIHLYEKMMSNNKSNKNNKSNDNNFFNDNKSKIGRNDYINQNKLKEENYNNVKNEINTNNFSNFEKNENNNDSIQDKYEKYNNKDLNVLREIENIFIQLKNEIYIKLQNRHPPISSLKNLVIEKRKEIKKELNKIKYFKFYKGAILKISKDINTLYYCIKNSSEKNKKINLKTLVFKYRLDYYERKQKERENNKHEINFLNKKNSNNSEGFSNTNNYEKDKFLENKGEKNLNNNKFYQNNNHFYYELTGLIKHIGSGTDYGHYIALTKSNNNIYLQCDDNNISYVNKKDILNCAKNAYVFVYTCTHPQFIDFYNAYVDVLEKKKFDINLPVFEKRVEFRERITMPKKKFISRSLCYAIRG, encoded by the exons atgatgaatgTTCGAAAAAGACAAATACATGTATCTATTgtgaataaatatgttgatttttatgaagaaaataatggaaataGTATAGAAAGAAATgcattaaatataaaaaaaaatattgatgGTAAAagttatgaaaataaaattgataaatatatgaaaaaaaaaaaaaaaaaaaaaaaaaaaataaaggtgaaaaaaaaaaatatatatatcaa tataaataatacagaaaaagaaaacaataatgaaataaatagtaGTGTTAATTGGAGTACTAACAATAGTTGTTCTTGTCTTATTAAAGAGGATTTAAATACAACTTATtacaataaaatagaatcaagtaaaataaaaaaaaatgaaaatattttactaaataataatgataatattggATACAgtgataaagaaaatgagaaaaaagTTTGTAAAGTtaaatataagaataaaacaaaattatttttttatttgattaaaaaatatccaaAAGTTTTATTTAGCCGAAGAAGTCTatcttattattataaacttgttggtaaatataataaaggaATTTTagatacaaaaaaatataaaaatgaaagaataaaattaaggaatttattatataaaataaatttaaggAATGCTACAAAAAGGGAAACTTCCAGTGAGGAAACTCAAGGCCTTAATAACAAAACCAGAAATagagaaataaatattttagacaaattatatgttcgaaatgaatttattaatacaaataGATGTAAACAAAAagtaaagaaaataaaagaggAAACAGAATTTAGAAACgattatgaatatatatctaaTCATAGATATACTagtataaataacaaagaCAACACTATTCATGatgattttatttctaaaaTAGATGCAAAACAAATGAGAATTGACAATAATTCAGACgaatattatattgaagaaaaacttcgaaaatataaaaattttcaaaaaaaaaagaaaaaaaaaaaagaaatgctaaataaagaagaaataTTCCAAAGATGTGATACTAACAGTTTGCCCACAaattatgatgaaaataaaaaatgtgaaatgATGGATAAAATTGTGAATCCATTATTAAAAAGGGATGAAAATGCAGGAGTTCAATGGGATTTTAGAAATTCTAAaggtaaaaaattaaaaaaagcgattaaaaaaatagaaaaaaaatatataataaatactaAAAGAGCTAAAAGTGgagaaataatttttcctGCGAAGTATAGCAAgaatgatgaaataaaaaatatgggtaacaaaaatagagacgaaaataatagtgaagaaattaaaaaaaaaaaagaaccAGTTCATATTCCCATGGatagatataataatagtaatagtTGCATGTATAATGAAACGAACTATAAGTTGAATGCtcaaaataacaaaaaaaatgataacattaaaattgaaaaaagaGATGATATTTtagataatatatttcatccAAGTCAAGATATGCttaattataaaacttTTGAAAGGATAAAAGACAACtattatgatgaaaatgatgaaaaatatgttagAGGCAAATATATTGCACGAttagaagaaaaagaaatgaataaaaaaaatattaaaactaaaaaaaaaagtcaTAATATTGATGGTGAAAATCCCAAAATCCATATGAACAGAGATGAATATAtactcaaaaaaaaaaaaaaaaaaaaaagtagtAGAAAAAGA AGTGGAAACGAAAGTGATAacataaaaacaaaagaatatttaatattgaaagaaataaaaatgaaacaagATAGTCAAAAAATTCGACTAAATTTAGATGCTTCATGTTTTGCATCTAAGGGAGCAGGGTTATATAACTATGGACagaatatttgtttttttaatagtaTAATTCAAACAATTGTGAGAATaccatatatatgtaaagatttattaaatagaTTACACTCATTaaattgtgaaaaaaaaaaaaaaaaagaattttgtttttattgtatatttGAGCATTTtggatataatattatatcaaaaaaaaatgtaatcaaaaatactttaataccatatataaaaaaatatatatgtaatagtTATAATATAGGTTATCAAGAAGATGTACATGAATATTTaagatattttttatgttcaTTAGAAAAATCCTCATTTTTCTCgtcaatatatatacaaaaaatgtttacTGGTGTAACTAAGAATGTTACTATATGTATGAATTGTAATAATGTatctttaaaatatgaacaataTTATGAGTTATCATTAGATATAAGTTCAgttaataatttagaagaagctttaaaaaattttctatCAAATGAGATGCTTATTGGCGATAATGGTTATTATTGTGAAAAAtgtcgaaaaaaaaaaaaagctaCAAAACAATgtgttataaataaattgcCAAGGGTATTAactatacaaataaaaagattttttatgaattcaaaatttaatattgttAAAAATCGAAAACATATATCATATCCTTTATGTTTAgatatgaaatattatgttaataattattatttatttaaaaatagtataaatgatgatgttatacatttatatgaaaaaatgatgtctaataataaatcgaataaaaataataaaagtaacgataataatttttttaatgataataaatcaAAGATTGGACGGAATGATTATATTAATCagaataaattaaaagaagaaaattaCAACAATGTAAAGAATGAGATAAacacaaataatttttcaaattttgaaaaaaatgaaaataataatgacaGTATTCaagataaatatgaaaaatacaataataaagatCTGAACGTTTTAAgagaaatagaaaatatatttatacaattaaaaaatgaaatatatattaagtTACAAAATAGGCATCCCCCAATATCTAgcttaaaaaatttagtaatagaaaaaagaaaagaaattaaaaaagaattaaataaaataaaatatttcaaattttataaaggtgctatattaaaaatttctAAAGATATCAATACATTGTATTATTGCATTAAAAATAgttcagaaaaaaataaaaaaataaacttaaAAACTTTGGTATTTAAATATAGGTTGGATTATTACGAACGTAAACAAAAAGAaagagaaaataataaacatgaaataaattttttaaataaaaaaaatagtaacaATTCTGAAGGTTTTtcaaatacaaataattatgaaaaagataaatttttggaaaataaaggagaaaaaaatttaaataataacaaattttatcaaaataataatcatttttattatgaattAACTGGGCTTATTAAACATATTGGATCAGGAACAGATTATGGCCATTATATTGCCCTTacaaaatcaaataataatatttatctaCAAtgtgatgataataatatttcttatgttaataaaaaggatattttaaattgtgcaaaaaatgcatatgtttttgtttataCATGTACACATCCACAGTTTATCGATTTTTATAATGCATATGTAGATGTtcttgaaaaaaaaaaatttgatataAATCTCCCAGTTTTTGAAAAAAGAGTTGAATTTAGAGAGAGAATAACAATGCcaaagaaaaaattcataAGTAGATCCCTCTGTTATGCTATACGTGGTTAA
- a CDS encoding mRNA-capping enzyme subunit alpha, putative — translation MVTDIYNPGDKIENEFLKEKIRGKINEMLKWKRKGFPGSNPVSLTKHNIKNLFNKDYLICEKTDGVRYFLFIVSNTTFLIDRNYDIFKNDMHIPTIDDLEIKQQLTLLDGELVEDIIYNDKKGIEEKKIVYLIYDGLFIQRKDITNLSYLERLTNVYNYVITPLKMYKNKKRGKKNGQLYNINNKKNIKEAENDNLRKRKYTTEDIQTNKNTFDNNLKNFSSEDNEKNKHENQKELAITDENKICDEKGEHTELTNDEDSDVENENTENEPFNIYLKDFYSISQISELLKIMKKLPHTTDGIIFTPLNYPYVTGNFYQLLKWKPLNLNTVDFGIETIYNNENIPIKFELFIAINGIRASYKCYLAEYGDVYKQLLQMAINNKISHYIVECYYVSKNIYSICKNDDLTEKKIEGGWIAQKIRYDKNIPNDIMTLNKVMHSILDNITIDTLIKEVATNSRGSA, via the coding sequence ATGGTTACAGACATATACAACCCTGGTgataaaatagaaaatgaatttttaaaagaaaaaatacgtggaaaaataaatgaaatgcTAAAATGGAAAAGGAAAGGATTTCCTGGAAGTAATCCTGTATCATTAACTAAACATAACatcaaaaatttatttaataaagattatttaatatgtgAAAAAACAGATGGAGTtagatattttttatttattgtttcAAATACAACATTTCTAATTGATAgaaattatgatatattcaaaaatgATATGCATATACCTACTATAGATGATttagaaataaaacaacAACTAACTTTATTGGATGGGGAATTAGTAGaagatattatatataatgataaaaaaggaattgaggaaaaaaaaattgtttatttaatatatgacggtttatttatacaaagAAAAGATATCAcaaatttatcatatttagAAAGATTAActaatgtatataattatgttaTAACACCTTtgaaaatgtataaaaataaaaaaagaggaaaaaaaaatggccaactatataatattaataataaaaaaaatataaaggaagctgaaaatgataatttgAGAAAACGAAAATATACTACTGAAGATATTCAAACTAATAAAAACACTTTcgataataatttaaagaaTTTTTCCAGTGaagataatgaaaaaaacaaacatGAAAATCAAAAAGAACTCGCAATAACTGacgaaaataaaatatgtgaCGAAAAAGGCGAACATACAGAATTGACAAATGATGAAGATAGCGACGtggaaaatgaaaatacaGAAAACGAACcattcaatatatatttaaaagattTTTATTCAATATCACAAATATCAGAgctattaaaaattatgaaaaaattaccACACACAACAGATGGTATTATATTTACGCCATTAAATTATCCATATGTTACTGggaatttttatcaattattaaaatggaaaccattaaatttaaatacgGTTGATTTTGGTATTGAaactatttataataatgaaaatattccaattaaatttgaattatttatagCAATAAATGGAATTAGAGCATCATATAAATGCTATTTAGCTGAATATGGTGatgtatataaacaattattGCAAATGgctataaataataaaatttctcATTATATTGTTGAATGTTATTATgtttctaaaaatatttattcgatttgtaaaaatgatgatttaacagaaaaaaaaattgaaggGGGATGGATTGCTCAAAAAATTCGATacgataaaaatattccaaATGATATTATGACACTTAATAAAGTTATGCATAGTATTCTTGACAATATAACTATTGACACTCTGATAAAAGAAGTTGCAACAAATTCAAGAGGCTCTGCATAG